Proteins encoded in a region of the Ornithodoros turicata isolate Travis chromosome 3, ASM3712646v1, whole genome shotgun sequence genome:
- the LOC135389678 gene encoding uncharacterized protein LOC135389678 — translation MAFRVGLETAREAIHLTCSVLWERLRDLCMMPSGPAEWADIARGFDERWQFPNCLGAVDGKHVRIVAPKKTGSQYYNYKETFSIVLMAVVDSRYRFVLIDVGAEGRQSDSGVFKTSPIGHHLESGTLDTPGLKKLPGSELVTPHVFIGDEAFQLRPDFLRPYSGLGLPTEKRVFNLRLSRVRNCVENAFGILCARWRILLRTIHLTPENAGGVVRAASVLDNFLSTHNNDTVGYGDNQDVYSNITEER, via the exons ATGGCCTTCAGGGTGGGACTTGAAACTGCACGGGAGGCTATTCACTTAACTTGCAGTGTTCTCTGGGAAAGACTGAGGGACCTGTGCATGATG CCATCAGGTCCTGCAGAATGGGCAGACATTGCGAGAGGCTTTGATGAACGGTGGCAGTTTCCAAACTGTCTAGGGGCAGTTGACGGCAAGCACGTCAGAATTGTTGCACCGAAAAAAACTGGGTCCCAGTACTACAACTACAAA GAGACATTTTCGATAGTTCTGATGGCTGTCGTTGACAGTCGCTACAGGTTTGTCCTGATTGATGTTGGCGCCGAGGGACGACAAAGTGATTCTGGAGTGTTCAAGACATCACCAATTGGCCACCACCTTGAAAGCGGCACCTTGGACACACCAGGATTGAAGAAACTGCCTGGAAGCGAACTGGTGACTCCCCACGTGTTTATTGGGGATGAGGCATTCCAGCTACGACCCGATTTTCTGAGGCCCTACTCAGGCCTCGGCCTGCCTACAGAAAAGAGGGTCTTCAACTTACGGTTGAGCCGTGTCAG GAACTGCGTTGAAAACGCATTCGGCATTCTCTGTGCACGGTGGAGGATCCTGTTGAGGACCATCCACTTAACACCAGAAAATGCAGGTGGTGTTGTAAGGGCAGCTTCTGTGCTTGACAATTTCCTGAGCACTCACAACAATGACACTGTGGGCTATGGTGACAATCAGGATGTCTACAGCAACATTACTGAAGAAAGATAG